The following proteins are encoded in a genomic region of Bacillales bacterium:
- a CDS encoding ATP synthase subunit I, with amino-acid sequence MQEFAVYAKKVFLSTLWAMLAVVPLWVILPYRTFLQGLLLGMITSLLNGLITWRKTKQITAAASGQGRRPLGAGMLSRMALAVFAVYLTYRFPDIFSFAGVLSGLFVLQLFSLLHAFIGWWQRQFHKKRA; translated from the coding sequence ATGCAGGAGTTTGCCGTTTACGCAAAGAAAGTGTTTCTTTCAACATTATGGGCCATGCTAGCCGTTGTCCCTCTGTGGGTCATCCTCCCATACCGGACGTTTCTGCAAGGTTTGCTGCTCGGAATGATTACGAGCCTCCTCAACGGCTTGATCACTTGGCGGAAAACGAAGCAAATCACGGCAGCCGCTTCCGGCCAAGGCCGAAGACCTCTCGGAGCCGGAATGTTGTCTCGAATGGCTCTTGCTGTTTTCGCCGTCTACTTAACTTACAGGTTTCCGGACATCTTTTCTTTTGCGGGCGTCCTCTCAGGACTGTTCGTCTTGCAATTATTTTCCTTACTCCATGCTTTTATCGGTTGGTGGCAAAGACAATTTCATAAGAAACGAGCTTGA
- the glyA gene encoding serine hydroxymethyltransferase, with product MSILEKQDPKLFAAVQQELNRQRDKIELIASENFVSEAVMEAQGSVLTNKYAEGYPGRRYYGGCEHVDVAEDLARERAKQLFGAEHVNVQPHSGAQANMAVYTALLEHGDTVLGMNLSHGGHLTHGSPVNFSGKWYNIVEYGVDRETHRIDYEDVRAKAVEHQPKMIIAGASAYPREIDFKKFREIADEVGAYLMVDMAHIAGLVAAGLHQNPVPYAHVVTTTTHKTLRGPRGGMILCKEEFKKAIDKTIFPGLQGGPLMHVIAAKAVAFGEALKDDFKAYAQQIIDNAKRLGEKLEAEGIDLVSGGTDNHLLCLDVRSLYMTGKVAEEALDAIGITTNKNTIPFDPEKPFVTSGLRIGTAAVTSRGFGLEEMDEIAAVMALTLKHIDDEEKQTEAAKRVQALTGKFALYADR from the coding sequence ATGAGCATTCTTGAGAAGCAAGATCCAAAACTGTTCGCGGCCGTTCAACAAGAATTGAATCGGCAAAGGGACAAAATTGAATTGATCGCATCGGAGAATTTCGTCAGCGAGGCGGTCATGGAAGCGCAAGGCTCGGTATTGACGAACAAATATGCGGAAGGCTATCCCGGCCGCCGTTATTACGGCGGATGCGAACATGTCGACGTCGCCGAGGACTTGGCGCGCGAGCGTGCCAAGCAATTATTTGGGGCGGAACATGTGAACGTGCAGCCGCATTCGGGGGCGCAAGCGAACATGGCCGTGTACACCGCGCTGCTCGAACACGGAGATACGGTGCTCGGCATGAATTTGTCGCACGGCGGCCATTTGACGCACGGCAGTCCAGTCAATTTCAGCGGCAAGTGGTACAACATCGTCGAGTACGGCGTGGATCGTGAAACGCACCGCATTGATTACGAAGATGTGCGGGCGAAAGCGGTTGAGCATCAACCGAAGATGATTATCGCCGGGGCGAGTGCCTATCCGCGCGAGATTGACTTTAAAAAGTTCCGCGAGATCGCGGATGAAGTGGGCGCTTACTTGATGGTTGATATGGCTCATATCGCAGGTCTCGTTGCTGCGGGCTTGCATCAAAATCCGGTACCGTACGCGCACGTCGTTACGACGACGACGCACAAAACGCTTCGCGGCCCGCGCGGCGGCATGATTTTGTGCAAAGAGGAGTTCAAGAAGGCGATTGACAAGACGATCTTCCCCGGTTTGCAGGGCGGTCCGCTCATGCACGTCATCGCCGCGAAAGCCGTTGCTTTCGGTGAAGCGCTGAAGGATGATTTCAAAGCCTATGCCCAACAAATTATCGATAACGCGAAACGGTTAGGCGAAAAGCTGGAAGCGGAAGGCATCGATTTGGTTTCCGGCGGAACGGACAACCATTTGTTGTGCCTCGATGTCAGAAGCTTGTACATGACAGGAAAAGTTGCCGAGGAAGCGCTCGACGCCATCGGCATTACGACGAACAAGAACACAATTCCGTTCGATCCGGAAAAGCCGTTCGTCACGAGCGGTCTCCGCATCGGAACGGCAGCGGTTACGTCACGCGGTTTCGGGCTTGAAGAAATGGACGAGATCGCCGCGGTGATGGCGCTCACGTTGAAACACATCGACGATGAAGAAAAACAAACGGAAGCTGCAAAACGCGTGCAGGCGCTTACAGGGAAGTTTGCGTTGTACGCTGACCGTTAA
- a CDS encoding low molecular weight protein arginine phosphatase, which translates to MKKILFVCTGNTCRSPMAEALLRAKAGDRFEAGSAGVFASEGMPAAKAAQEVLARRGIEMNHQSRPLDDRTMEWADVVLTMTQSHKGAVLQRFPDSVGKVYTLKEFAQGDEEIRRKWEAIDALAVELETERALNNVERVNELQEKIEALERALPSLDISDPFGGTSDDYEAIFREIEEAIEQFLHKERNED; encoded by the coding sequence ATGAAAAAAATCTTGTTCGTTTGTACCGGGAATACATGCAGAAGTCCGATGGCGGAAGCCTTATTGCGCGCGAAGGCTGGCGACCGTTTTGAAGCGGGTTCCGCCGGCGTGTTCGCCTCTGAGGGGATGCCTGCCGCGAAAGCGGCGCAAGAGGTGCTTGCTCGGCGCGGGATTGAGATGAACCATCAATCGCGCCCATTGGATGATCGGACGATGGAATGGGCAGATGTCGTGTTAACGATGACGCAGAGCCATAAAGGCGCAGTATTGCAGCGGTTTCCGGACAGCGTCGGGAAAGTGTATACGCTGAAAGAATTCGCGCAAGGAGACGAGGAAATTCGCAGGAAATGGGAAGCGATCGACGCGCTGGCGGTCGAGTTGGAAACCGAAAGGGCGCTGAACAACGTCGAGCGGGTGAACGAGTTGCAGGAGAAGATCGAAGCATTGGAAAGAGCGCTGCCTTCGCTTGATATTTCCGATCCGTTCGGCGGGACGAGTGACGATTACGAGGCGATCTTTCGGGAAATTGAAGAAGCGATCGAGCAATTCCTGCACAAGGAACGGAATGAAGATTGA
- the upp gene encoding uracil phosphoribosyltransferase, with amino-acid sequence MGKVYVFDHPLIQHKLTYIRKKDTGTKEFRELVDEVSKLMAFEITRELRLQEVTIDTPVATAKSHVLAGKNIGIIPILRAGLGMVDGILSLVPTAKVGHVGLYRDPDTLQPVEYYVKLPSDVGERELIVVDPMLATGGSAVAAITSLKNRGARTIKLMNLIAAPEGVEKVQQVHPDVDIYTAALDDQLNEKGYIIPGLGDAGDRLFGTK; translated from the coding sequence ATGGGGAAAGTTTACGTGTTTGACCATCCGCTTATCCAGCATAAATTAACGTACATACGGAAAAAGGATACCGGAACGAAAGAATTTCGCGAACTTGTTGACGAAGTTTCCAAATTAATGGCGTTTGAGATTACGAGGGAGCTGCGTTTGCAAGAAGTCACGATCGACACGCCCGTGGCGACAGCCAAATCGCACGTGCTGGCCGGTAAGAACATCGGCATCATTCCCATTTTGCGCGCCGGGCTTGGTATGGTAGACGGCATCTTGAGTCTTGTGCCGACGGCAAAAGTCGGCCATGTCGGGTTGTACCGCGATCCAGACACGCTTCAGCCGGTGGAATATTACGTGAAATTGCCCTCCGACGTGGGAGAACGGGAATTGATCGTCGTCGATCCGATGCTGGCGACCGGAGGGTCGGCTGTCGCCGCGATCACGTCCTTGAAAAACCGCGGTGCGAGAACCATTAAGCTGATGAATTTGATCGCGGCGCCGGAAGGGGTAGAGAAGGTGCAGCAAGTACATCCCGACGTTGACATTTATACGGCGGCGCTTGACGACCAACTAAACGAAAAAGGGTACATCATTCCTGGTCTCGGTGACGCCGGCGACCGATTGTTCGGCACGAAGTAA
- a CDS encoding L-threonylcarbamoyladenylate synthase, protein MNCKQTKVWTVDNQVNRRMLDEAAELLKRNEVVAFPTETVYGLGGNARSDEAVRKIFAAKGRPSDNPLIVHISALPQLNDVAGTVSEPAKRLMEAFWPGPLTLVLPKGRGVSELVTAGLSTVAVRMPNHPAALALIESARLPIAAPSANRSGRPSPTNAAHVKLDLDGKIAGIVDGGETGIGLESTVVDCSGDDVVILRPGGVTRREIAAALGARARVVSAVAAKDGEAPKSPGMKYRHYAPHAELTLVDGPLAALQEQVDRARRTGKKVGVMTTYEHERFFDADVVLPCGTSSDLSTVARGLYRTLREFDMHDVDVIYSEVFPETGVGEAIMNRLNKSAAGRIRKR, encoded by the coding sequence ATGAATTGTAAACAAACGAAAGTATGGACTGTGGATAACCAAGTGAATCGGCGCATGCTCGATGAAGCGGCGGAGTTGTTGAAACGGAACGAAGTGGTCGCTTTTCCGACGGAAACAGTTTACGGGCTGGGAGGGAATGCGCGTTCAGACGAGGCGGTCAGGAAGATCTTTGCTGCCAAAGGCCGCCCTTCCGACAATCCGTTGATTGTGCACATTTCGGCTTTGCCGCAGTTGAACGACGTGGCGGGAACGGTTTCCGAACCGGCGAAACGGTTGATGGAGGCGTTTTGGCCGGGGCCGTTGACCCTTGTATTGCCGAAAGGGAGAGGCGTTTCTGAATTGGTGACTGCTGGATTATCGACGGTAGCTGTGCGAATGCCCAATCATCCGGCAGCGCTCGCACTCATTGAGAGCGCTCGGTTGCCGATTGCCGCGCCGAGTGCGAATCGTTCGGGACGGCCGAGTCCGACGAATGCGGCGCATGTGAAATTAGATCTCGACGGAAAAATTGCCGGCATTGTCGACGGAGGCGAAACCGGCATCGGACTCGAATCGACGGTCGTCGATTGCAGCGGCGATGACGTTGTCATTTTGCGCCCGGGAGGCGTGACAAGAAGGGAAATTGCAGCCGCGCTTGGCGCAAGGGCGCGGGTCGTTTCGGCGGTTGCAGCCAAGGATGGCGAAGCGCCGAAGTCGCCGGGGATGAAGTACCGGCATTACGCGCCGCATGCGGAGTTGACGTTGGTCGACGGGCCGCTTGCTGCATTGCAGGAACAAGTCGATCGCGCGCGCCGCACGGGAAAGAAGGTCGGTGTCATGACGACCTATGAACATGAACGATTTTTCGATGCCGACGTCGTGCTTCCTTGCGGGACAAGCAGTGATTTATCCACAGTTGCCCGCGGCTTGTATCGAACGCTGCGCGAATTTGACATGCATGATGTGGACGTCATTTATTCGGAAGTTTTTCCCGAAACGGGTGTCGGCGAAGCCATCATGAACCGCTTAAACAAATCGGCTGCCGGCCGAATCCGGAAACGGTAA
- a CDS encoding manganese efflux pump gives MDPAVWLKEGITLFIMAFALGMDAFSVGLGMGMFQLRLKRIFKIGIVIGLFHVFMPLCGLLIGGYLSEHFGKLAAMVGGVLLLLLGMQMIFSTVVNNREVLVAPIGFGLFLFALSVSLDSFSVGLSLGIYGVKIWVTLLLFGVVSTVLTWIGLVMGRKFQQWLGLYSEILGGCILFVFGLRLLL, from the coding sequence ATGGATCCAGCGGTTTGGTTAAAAGAAGGCATCACGTTGTTCATCATGGCATTCGCGCTTGGAATGGATGCTTTTTCCGTCGGGCTCGGGATGGGCATGTTCCAGCTGCGGTTAAAACGCATTTTTAAAATCGGGATCGTGATCGGTCTCTTTCACGTTTTTATGCCGTTATGCGGGCTTTTAATCGGAGGTTACTTGTCGGAACACTTCGGAAAACTGGCGGCGATGGTCGGCGGGGTGTTGCTGCTCTTGTTAGGTATGCAAATGATTTTTTCGACGGTTGTTAATAATCGCGAAGTGCTCGTGGCTCCAATTGGATTCGGCCTTTTTCTGTTTGCCTTGAGCGTCAGTCTCGACAGTTTTTCCGTCGGCTTGAGCCTCGGCATCTACGGGGTTAAGATTTGGGTTACGCTCTTGCTGTTCGGAGTGGTCAGTACAGTGCTCACTTGGATCGGCTTGGTCATGGGCAGGAAATTTCAGCAATGGCTCGGCTTGTACAGCGAAATTCTCGGCGGCTGCATCTTATTTGTTTTCGGCTTGAGGTTATTGTTGTAA
- a CDS encoding AtpZ/AtpI family protein — translation MSKNENPWKAYMLIGAIGTNMAVSTFVGFWLGKLMDDHFDTSPFFLLVGVLLGLTAGIYGVYRLVKPFLGD, via the coding sequence ATGTCGAAAAACGAGAATCCATGGAAAGCTTACATGCTGATCGGAGCGATCGGGACGAACATGGCCGTGTCGACATTTGTCGGATTTTGGCTGGGGAAGCTGATGGATGATCATTTCGACACGAGTCCATTTTTTTTGCTTGTTGGCGTGCTCTTGGGGTTGACCGCCGGCATCTACGGGGTTTACCGATTGGTCAAACCTTTTTTGGGAGACTGA
- a CDS encoding TIGR01440 family protein — MSEALATIRDQVQQVLADLNEVMPLTSEHLLVIGTSTSEVIGKSIGTSGTTEVATSIYEALRDFSRETGVHLAFQCCEHLNRAVVVERQTAAKYGYEIVSAVPIRSAGGAMATYAYHKMKDPVLVESVRGDAGIDIGDTFIGMHLKSVVVPVRSKIDTIGKAHVTLAKTRPKLIGGARAVYKEEEKIERF, encoded by the coding sequence ATGAGCGAAGCTTTGGCGACGATTCGCGACCAAGTCCAACAAGTGCTTGCCGATTTGAACGAGGTGATGCCGCTTACGTCGGAACATTTGCTGGTCATCGGAACGAGCACGAGCGAAGTCATCGGCAAGAGCATCGGAACTTCAGGAACGACGGAGGTAGCGACGTCCATTTACGAGGCGCTTCGTGATTTCAGCAGAGAGACGGGGGTACATCTCGCGTTTCAATGCTGCGAACATTTGAATCGCGCCGTTGTCGTTGAAAGACAGACGGCGGCGAAATACGGCTACGAAATCGTATCCGCCGTTCCCATTCGTTCCGCAGGAGGGGCGATGGCGACATACGCCTATCACAAAATGAAAGATCCGGTGCTTGTGGAATCCGTTCGCGGCGACGCCGGCATCGACATTGGAGATACGTTCATCGGGATGCATTTGAAATCGGTCGTCGTACCTGTGAGAAGCAAGATTGATACGATTGGGAAAGCCCACGTCACGCTTGCGAAAACACGGCCGAAGTTGATCGGCGGGGCCCGCGCCGTCTACAAGGAAGAAGAGAAGATCGAACGATTTTAA